One stretch of Microvirga lotononidis DNA includes these proteins:
- a CDS encoding SDR family oxidoreductase: MSDDFQFQNAVAVVTGGTQGLGEAIARTFAERGAKGLVICGRNAERGHAVAREISGQGCHTEFVQADLESVEEARQVTARADSVFGRVDALVNAAGITDRGTIFDTSPELFDRMFAVNVRAPFFLMQEAAKIMRREKIEGAMVNILSMSAHGGQPFITAYSGSKGALATLTKNAAFSLMPWRIRVNALNIGWMNTPGEDRIIRLYHGAQDGWLEKAMKEQPFGRLLEPKEVARAVAFLCSSESGMMTGSVIDFDQSVMGCYESAPHPSTPAQ, from the coding sequence ATGTCGGACGACTTCCAATTCCAGAATGCCGTCGCCGTCGTCACGGGAGGTACGCAAGGGCTCGGCGAGGCCATCGCCCGCACCTTCGCCGAACGCGGCGCCAAGGGGCTCGTGATCTGCGGCCGCAACGCGGAGCGCGGACACGCCGTCGCGCGGGAGATTTCGGGCCAGGGATGCCACACGGAGTTCGTGCAGGCCGATCTCGAAAGCGTCGAGGAGGCGCGCCAGGTCACCGCGCGGGCGGACAGCGTGTTCGGGCGCGTCGACGCGCTGGTGAACGCCGCCGGCATCACCGACCGCGGCACGATCTTCGACACCAGCCCGGAGCTGTTCGACCGCATGTTCGCGGTCAATGTGCGTGCGCCGTTCTTCCTGATGCAGGAGGCCGCCAAGATCATGCGGCGCGAGAAGATCGAGGGCGCCATGGTCAACATCCTGTCCATGTCGGCCCATGGGGGCCAGCCCTTCATCACGGCCTATAGCGGCTCGAAGGGCGCGCTCGCCACCCTCACCAAGAACGCCGCCTTCAGCCTCATGCCCTGGCGCATCCGCGTGAACGCCCTGAACATCGGCTGGATGAACACGCCGGGCGAGGACCGGATCATACGGCTTTATCACGGCGCCCAGGACGGATGGCTGGAGAAGGCCATGAAGGAACAGCCATTCGGCCGCCTTCTCGAGCCGAAGGAAGTGGCCCGCGCCGTGGCTTTCCTGTGCAGTTCGGAATCCGGCATGATGACCGGCTCGGTGATCGATTTCGACCAGTCGGTGATGGGCTGCTACGAGAGCGCCCCGCATCCCTCGACGCC
- a CDS encoding ligase-associated DNA damage response DEXH box helicase yields MSQASLLPKIFRDWFKSRGWAPREHQLELLAKARQGRSVLLVAPTGAGKTLAGFLPSLVELAERGPGRGTAKDRRGLHTLYISPLKALATDVARNLETPVQEMGLPIRIETRTGDTPSHKRARQIERPPDILLTTPEQLALLLAHAEAREFFKDLRRVVLDELHSLVTSKRGDLLSLGLARLMAIAPEATAVGLSATVREPDDLRRYLVPQHSASPLRGEAATQVREGVGGATLSALALPSHPGAPMHSDPPPQGEDEELLADLVVVQGGAQPDIRMLALDERLPLAGHTASLSMPAIYDLIRAHKTTLVFVNTRLQAEYTFQELWKLNDDNLAIALHHGSLDVSQRRRVEEAMAAGRLKAVVCTATLDLGIDWGDVDLVVNVGAPKGASRIMQRIGRSNHRMDEPSEAYLVPANRFEILECRAALDAVHEAAQDTPDARTGALDVLCQHILGMACAEPFRLDALYDEVRSAAPYAGLTWEDFEACVAFVATGGYALRAYERFAKIVKGKDDLWRVRDAKVAQQYRLNVGTIVESSMIKVRLGKSARSRPGTVLPRGRILGEIEEYFAETLTPGDTFLFAGEVLRFEGISEDEVLVTRAGSGTDPMIPSYEGGKFPLSTFLAARVRAILADPFEWDRLPPQMTEWLLQQRRRSIVPGPRDLLVETFPRGNRFYMTCFPFEGRLAHQTLGMLLTRRLERAKLKPLGFVANDYGIAVYASGDVAARAGRDPTFMDDLFSEDMLGDDLEDWLAESALMKRTFRQCAVIAGLIERRFPGEKKTGRQVTISTDLVYDVLRKHEPDHVLLRAARADAATGLLDVRRLGMMLERIRGRIIHKPLDRVSPLSVSVMLEIGRERVYSDNADEILAEAEAALLDEALA; encoded by the coding sequence ATGTCGCAAGCGTCCCTTCTCCCGAAAATCTTCCGTGACTGGTTCAAGAGCCGAGGCTGGGCGCCGCGCGAGCACCAGCTTGAACTGCTCGCCAAGGCCCGGCAGGGACGGTCCGTGCTGCTCGTGGCGCCCACGGGAGCGGGCAAGACGCTCGCCGGGTTCCTGCCGAGCCTCGTGGAGCTGGCCGAGAGGGGGCCGGGGCGGGGCACGGCGAAGGACAGGCGAGGGCTCCACACCCTCTACATCTCGCCGCTCAAGGCGCTTGCCACCGACGTCGCCCGCAATCTCGAAACGCCCGTGCAGGAGATGGGGCTGCCCATCCGCATCGAGACGCGCACGGGCGATACGCCCTCCCACAAGCGCGCCCGGCAGATCGAGCGTCCGCCGGACATCCTGCTGACCACCCCGGAGCAGCTCGCGCTCCTGCTCGCCCATGCGGAGGCGCGGGAGTTTTTCAAGGACCTGCGCCGCGTGGTGCTGGACGAGCTGCACTCGCTGGTCACTTCGAAGCGCGGCGACCTGCTGTCGCTGGGATTGGCAAGGCTCATGGCCATTGCCCCGGAGGCGACGGCGGTGGGGCTCTCGGCGACGGTGCGCGAACCGGACGATCTGCGGCGTTATCTGGTGCCGCAGCATTCCGCCTCCCCCTTGAGGGGAGAGGCCGCAACGCAGGTGCGGGAGGGGGTGGGAGGCGCGACCTTATCGGCGTTGGCGCTTCCATCCCATCCCGGAGCGCCTATGCACTCCGACCCTCCTCCTCAAGGGGAGGATGAAGAGCTGCTCGCCGACCTCGTCGTGGTCCAGGGCGGCGCGCAGCCCGATATCCGCATGCTCGCACTCGACGAGCGCCTGCCGCTCGCCGGCCACACGGCCTCCCTGTCGATGCCCGCGATCTACGATCTGATCCGTGCGCACAAGACCACCCTCGTGTTCGTCAACACGCGGCTGCAGGCGGAATACACGTTCCAGGAGCTCTGGAAGCTCAACGACGACAACCTCGCCATCGCGCTCCATCACGGCTCCCTCGACGTGTCGCAGCGCCGCCGCGTCGAAGAGGCGATGGCGGCGGGAAGGCTGAAGGCGGTGGTGTGCACCGCGACGCTGGATCTCGGCATCGACTGGGGTGACGTGGATCTCGTGGTGAATGTGGGCGCCCCGAAGGGGGCGTCTCGCATCATGCAGCGCATCGGCCGCTCGAACCACCGCATGGACGAGCCGTCGGAAGCCTATCTGGTGCCGGCGAACCGCTTCGAGATCCTCGAATGCCGGGCGGCGCTCGACGCGGTGCACGAGGCCGCCCAGGATACGCCGGATGCGCGCACCGGCGCCCTCGACGTTCTCTGCCAGCATATCCTCGGCATGGCCTGCGCCGAGCCGTTCAGGCTCGACGCGCTCTACGACGAGGTGCGCTCCGCCGCGCCCTATGCGGGCCTGACCTGGGAGGATTTCGAAGCCTGCGTCGCCTTCGTGGCGACGGGGGGATACGCGCTTCGCGCCTATGAACGCTTCGCCAAGATCGTGAAGGGCAAGGACGATCTCTGGCGCGTGCGCGACGCGAAGGTCGCGCAGCAATACCGGCTGAATGTGGGCACCATCGTCGAATCCAGCATGATCAAGGTGCGGCTCGGCAAGAGCGCGCGCTCGCGTCCGGGAACGGTGCTGCCGCGCGGACGAATCCTCGGCGAGATCGAGGAATACTTCGCCGAGACGCTCACCCCGGGCGACACGTTCCTGTTCGCCGGCGAGGTGCTGCGCTTCGAGGGCATCTCCGAGGACGAGGTCCTGGTGACGCGGGCAGGCTCCGGCACCGATCCGATGATCCCGTCCTACGAGGGCGGCAAGTTCCCGCTCTCGACCTTTCTCGCCGCGCGGGTGCGGGCGATCCTGGCCGATCCGTTCGAATGGGACCGCCTGCCGCCGCAGATGACCGAGTGGCTCCTGCAGCAGCGCCGCCGCTCGATCGTGCCCGGGCCGCGCGACCTCCTGGTCGAGACCTTCCCGCGCGGCAACCGCTTCTACATGACCTGCTTTCCCTTCGAGGGACGGCTCGCGCACCAGACGCTCGGCATGCTGCTGACCCGCCGGCTGGAGCGGGCGAAGCTCAAGCCGCTCGGCTTCGTGGCCAATGATTACGGCATCGCCGTGTATGCCTCGGGCGACGTCGCGGCCCGCGCCGGGCGCGACCCGACCTTCATGGACGACCTCTTCTCCGAGGACATGCTCGGCGACGACCTGGAGGACTGGCTTGCCGAATCGGCCCTCATGAAGCGAACCTTCCGCCAATGCGCCGTGATCGCGGGCTTGATCGAGCGCCGCTTTCCAGGGGAGAAGAAGACCGGCCGGCAGGTCACGATCTCGACCGATCTCGTCTACGACGTGCTGCGCAAGCACGAGCCCGACCACGTGCTGCTGCGCGCCGCGCGGGCGGATGCGGCAACGGGACTCCTCGACGTGCGGCGCCTCGGCATGATGTTAGAGCGCATCCGGGGGCGAATCATCCACAAGCCGCTCGACCGGGTTTCTCCTTTGAGCGTGTCCGTCATGCTGGAGATCGGCCGCGAGCGCGTCTATAGCGACAACGCGGACGAAATTCTGGCCGAGGCGGAAGCGGCGCTTCTCGACGAGGCTTTGGCGTGA
- the pdeM gene encoding ligase-associated DNA damage response endonuclease PdeM — protein MTALRKNKQTTHEIELAGQLALLDLTGAMVLPAHHAMLVADLHFEKGSSFARRGMMLPPYDTRETLIALSDAVFRFNPKTVIALGDSFHDIGGPDRLGTEERATLAEVQKGREWIWVTGNHDRILPDSIGGQVVEEMALGSLTLRHEPAPGEQAEIAGHLHPVGKVVMRGRATRRRCFLTDGRRCVMPALGAYAGGLNACDAAFRPLFPQGFTAHLIGTERIFAIARTMLCRD, from the coding sequence GTGACGGCATTGCGCAAGAACAAACAGACAACACACGAGATCGAGCTGGCCGGTCAGCTGGCGCTCCTCGACCTGACCGGCGCGATGGTCCTGCCGGCGCACCACGCCATGCTTGTGGCCGACCTCCATTTCGAGAAGGGCTCGTCGTTCGCCCGGCGTGGCATGATGCTGCCGCCCTACGACACCCGCGAGACCCTGATCGCGCTCTCCGACGCGGTGTTTCGCTTCAATCCCAAGACCGTCATCGCCCTTGGCGACAGCTTCCACGACATCGGTGGGCCGGATCGGCTCGGGACCGAGGAGCGCGCCACCCTGGCCGAGGTGCAGAAGGGGCGCGAGTGGATCTGGGTGACGGGCAATCACGACCGCATCCTGCCCGACAGCATCGGGGGACAGGTGGTCGAGGAGATGGCGCTCGGGTCTCTCACCCTGCGCCATGAGCCGGCCCCAGGGGAGCAGGCGGAAATCGCCGGCCATCTGCATCCGGTCGGCAAGGTGGTGATGCGCGGGCGCGCCACCCGGAGGCGCTGCTTCCTCACGGACGGCCGGCGCTGCGTGATGCCCGCGCTCGGCGCCTATGCGGGCGGGCTGAACGCCTGCGATGCCGCCTTCCGACCGCTGTTCCCGCAGGGCTTCACCGCGCATCTCATCGGCACCGAGCGCATTTTCGCGATTGCCCGGACGATGCTCTGCCGGGATTGA
- a CDS encoding nitrilase family protein codes for MKGTFIPLYAAEQAGNPAAGRNEGQTMMLRCGTVQFHHKADDKDYNMSVVERFVREAAEAQVKVLAFPEMCLTGYWHVRNLGRERLEQLAEPVPAGPSTRAVLELAGRYDMAIGVGLIERGDDGRLFNTYVVCLPDGQVHRHRKLHAFENDAIASGDSYTVFDTPFGVKVGVLICWDNNLVENARATALLGADIVMAPHQTGGCHSRSPQAMGLIDPALWDNRHHDPEAIEAEFRGPKGREWLLRWLPARAHDNGYFLLFSNGVGEDDGEVRTGNAMIIDCYGRIINETWKAQDALVVADLDLGLLPLATGRRWIRGRRPDLYGLLTQPQGHELAPRQARFSEAPVVKKTG; via the coding sequence AGGGACAGACCATGATGCTCCGGTGTGGAACGGTTCAATTTCATCACAAGGCCGACGACAAGGACTACAACATGTCGGTGGTGGAGCGCTTCGTCCGGGAAGCCGCCGAGGCGCAGGTCAAGGTCCTGGCCTTTCCGGAGATGTGCCTCACCGGGTACTGGCATGTCCGCAATCTGGGACGCGAGAGGCTGGAACAGCTTGCGGAGCCCGTGCCCGCAGGCCCCTCGACCCGAGCCGTCCTTGAACTCGCGGGCCGCTACGACATGGCCATCGGCGTCGGCCTGATCGAGCGCGGGGACGACGGGCGCCTGTTCAACACCTATGTCGTCTGCCTGCCTGACGGGCAGGTCCACCGCCACCGCAAGCTTCATGCCTTCGAGAACGACGCCATCGCCAGCGGCGACAGCTATACGGTGTTCGACACGCCTTTCGGCGTGAAGGTCGGGGTTCTCATCTGCTGGGACAACAACCTCGTGGAGAACGCCCGGGCCACCGCTCTCCTGGGCGCCGACATCGTCATGGCCCCTCACCAGACCGGCGGCTGCCACTCGCGTAGCCCCCAGGCCATGGGTCTCATCGACCCTGCCTTATGGGACAATCGCCATCACGACCCTGAAGCCATCGAAGCCGAATTCCGCGGACCGAAAGGGCGCGAATGGCTGCTGCGCTGGCTCCCTGCCCGTGCCCACGACAACGGGTATTTCCTGCTCTTTTCCAACGGCGTCGGCGAAGACGACGGCGAGGTCCGCACCGGCAACGCCATGATCATCGATTGCTACGGCCGCATCATCAACGAGACCTGGAAGGCGCAGGACGCCCTCGTGGTAGCCGATCTCGACCTCGGCCTTCTGCCGCTCGCCACGGGCCGGCGCTGGATTCGCGGCCGTCGGCCGGATCTTTACGGCCTTCTCACTCAGCCGCAGGGCCACGAACTCGCACCGCGACAGGCGCGCTTCTCCGAGGCGCCCGTGGTGAAGAAGACTGGGTAA